A single Parabacteroides timonensis DNA region contains:
- a CDS encoding sulfatase: protein MKSLLMGGLILSTQLIRAQEHPNIIIFLVDDMGVMDTSLPFLTDNNGNPVRYPLNDWYRTPNMERLAQRGIRFSTFYAQSVSSPSRASIMTGQNATRHHTTNWIKAESNNRDQYGPYNWNWEGLKTNNLTLPRLLQKQGYRTIHVGKAHFGCKGSEGEIPQNLGFDVAIAGSSIGSPGSYYGESGYGYIKGNKLRAVPDLEKYHGTDTFLTEALTIEANAQIDQAVAEKEPFFLYMSHYAVHGPFETDSRFSAHYESSDKPADAKSFATLIEGMDKSLGDMMDHLDSLGVAENTLIFFLGDNGSDAPLGPSREYSSSAPLRGKKGAEFEGGMRVPCIVAWVKPDKSNKWQKQYPLAEGAVQTQMGTVMDVLPTLATFAGAEIPDSYPVDGQDLRTLLTGKADRTREDCFLMHFPHNHRGSYFTVYREGEWKLVYYYNPEHPERPDCLLYNLVEDPGEQKEISALNPEKTLDMLRRMIIRLENEGALYPVDFDGREVRPDIAFFETKFAE, encoded by the coding sequence ATGAAAAGTCTATTGATGGGAGGATTGATTCTGTCGACTCAGTTGATTAGGGCTCAGGAACATCCTAATATAATAATATTCCTGGTTGATGATATGGGAGTAATGGATACGTCGCTTCCTTTTCTGACAGATAATAATGGAAATCCGGTTCGTTACCCTTTGAATGATTGGTATCGGACACCGAATATGGAGAGACTGGCACAACGGGGAATACGTTTTTCTACTTTTTATGCCCAAAGTGTGAGTTCTCCTTCACGTGCTTCGATAATGACAGGCCAGAATGCTACACGGCATCATACAACGAACTGGATCAAAGCCGAGTCTAATAATCGTGATCAATACGGCCCTTACAATTGGAATTGGGAAGGTCTGAAAACGAACAATCTGACATTGCCCCGATTACTCCAAAAACAAGGGTACCGGACAATTCATGTAGGGAAAGCCCACTTCGGTTGTAAGGGAAGCGAAGGGGAGATCCCTCAGAATCTTGGTTTTGATGTGGCAATAGCAGGATCTTCCATTGGTTCTCCCGGTAGTTATTATGGTGAATCTGGGTATGGATATATAAAAGGTAATAAGCTACGTGCTGTTCCAGATTTGGAAAAATACCATGGCACGGACACTTTCTTGACGGAGGCACTGACCATTGAAGCAAATGCACAGATAGATCAGGCTGTAGCGGAGAAAGAGCCTTTTTTTCTTTATATGTCCCATTATGCTGTTCATGGTCCATTTGAAACAGATAGTCGCTTTTCGGCTCATTATGAATCGTCTGATAAACCGGCAGATGCAAAGTCTTTTGCCACACTGATCGAAGGAATGGATAAATCACTTGGAGATATGATGGATCATCTCGACTCTTTGGGAGTTGCGGAGAATACATTGATTTTCTTTTTAGGGGATAACGGATCTGACGCTCCGCTCGGTCCTTCCCGAGAATATTCTTCTTCTGCTCCGCTTCGGGGGAAAAAGGGAGCCGAGTTTGAGGGAGGCATGCGTGTCCCTTGTATTGTAGCCTGGGTAAAACCTGATAAATCTAATAAATGGCAAAAACAATATCCTCTGGCGGAAGGGGCTGTGCAGACACAAATGGGAACTGTAATGGATGTTTTGCCAACTTTGGCTACTTTTGCCGGAGCAGAAATCCCGGATTCTTATCCTGTCGACGGACAAGATTTGAGAACGCTTCTGACAGGAAAGGCAGATCGTACACGGGAGGACTGTTTTTTAATGCATTTTCCTCATAACCATCGCGGCAGTTATTTTACGGTTTATCGGGAAGGGGAGTGGAAGCTGGTTTATTATTATAACCCTGAACATCCTGAGCGACCGGATTGTCTTTTGTACAATCTGGTAGAAGATCCGGGAGAACAAAAAGAAATATCAGCCTTGAATCCAGAAAAGACTCTTGATATGCTTCGCCGTATGATTATTCGTCTTGAAAATGAAGGTGCACTTTATCCCGTCGATTTTGATGGGCGTGAAGTTCGTCCTGATATAGCTTTTTTTGAAACAAAGTTTGCAGAATAA
- a CDS encoding sulfatase has protein sequence MQIKIMGINNTLHPYLYFWICSLAVVPCLAVASDRPNIILINIDDLGWTDMSNNGSQYYETPNIDRLREKGIWMNEAYAGAANSAPSRACLLTGMYTPRHGIYTVGEPNRGDASKRKLVAIPNRTSLEPGIRLLPEVLKDSGYQTCHIGKWHVTENPLLNGVDINIAGNHAGHPKSYFSPYYNEDLTDGPEGEYLMDRLGSEAVDYLRKVDKSKPFFLYYATYAVHTPLQAKADLIDKYRKKPSTSAHDNSVYAAMVENMDWNIGRVLDEVQALGIEENTFIVFTSDNGGVYGISRQWPLRAGKGSFYEGGIRIPMVIYQKGKYEKREICNIPVMQLDLFPTFLEIAGVRQSDLLLDGVSILPLLAGNETDFKGRPLFWHFPAYLEGNEKETVETGNDGFRTRPVSVIRMGDWKLIENYETGNVELYNIRTDVSEKENLALQNKDKRDELFDWLQIWKQKVEAPIPTMLNPEYGK, from the coding sequence ATGCAAATTAAAATTATGGGAATAAATAATACTTTACACCCTTATTTGTACTTCTGGATCTGTTCTTTAGCTGTGGTTCCTTGTCTCGCAGTAGCATCCGATCGCCCGAATATCATATTGATCAATATAGATGATTTGGGATGGACAGATATGAGTAATAACGGAAGCCAATATTATGAAACTCCAAATATCGACCGTCTTCGTGAAAAAGGTATCTGGATGAATGAAGCGTATGCTGGTGCAGCTAACAGTGCTCCCAGTCGTGCTTGTTTACTGACCGGAATGTATACACCTCGCCATGGTATTTATACGGTCGGGGAACCTAACCGTGGTGATGCCAGTAAACGTAAATTGGTTGCAATTCCGAACCGGACATCATTGGAACCGGGTATCCGGCTTCTTCCGGAAGTATTAAAAGATTCCGGTTACCAGACTTGCCATATAGGGAAATGGCATGTAACTGAAAATCCGTTACTAAATGGTGTTGATATTAATATTGCAGGAAATCATGCCGGACATCCTAAAAGCTACTTTTCTCCTTATTATAATGAAGATTTGACAGATGGTCCGGAAGGGGAGTATTTGATGGATCGGTTAGGTTCGGAAGCTGTAGATTATCTTCGGAAAGTAGATAAGAGTAAACCATTCTTTCTATATTATGCGACATATGCAGTGCATACTCCTTTACAAGCAAAAGCTGACCTGATTGATAAATATAGAAAAAAGCCATCGACATCGGCTCACGATAATTCGGTTTATGCCGCTATGGTGGAGAATATGGACTGGAATATCGGAAGAGTACTTGATGAGGTACAAGCTTTGGGAATAGAGGAAAATACTTTTATTGTATTTACTTCAGATAATGGAGGAGTATATGGAATATCACGTCAGTGGCCTTTAAGAGCGGGAAAAGGTTCTTTTTATGAAGGAGGAATTAGAATACCGATGGTTATTTATCAGAAAGGTAAATATGAGAAACGGGAAATCTGTAATATACCGGTTATGCAACTCGATTTGTTTCCCACATTTTTGGAAATCGCCGGAGTAAGACAGTCTGATTTACTATTGGATGGAGTCAGTATTCTTCCGCTATTGGCAGGGAATGAAACAGATTTTAAGGGGAGGCCGTTGTTCTGGCATTTTCCTGCTTATTTGGAAGGGAATGAAAAAGAAACGGTTGAGACTGGTAATGATGGTTTCCGCACACGACCGGTTTCTGTGATTCGAATGGGTGATTGGAAGCTTATCGAAAATTATGAGACTGGAAATGTTGAACTGTATAATATCCGGACGGACGTATCTGAAAAGGAGAATCTGGCTTTGCAGAATAAAGATAAGCGAGATGAATTGTTCGATTGGTTGCAGATATGGAAACAAAAGGTAGAGGCTCCGATTCCTACAATGCTTAATCCTGAGTATGGAAAATAA
- a CDS encoding RagB/SusD family nutrient uptake outer membrane protein, translated as MYTMIKSNKIIRTIGLAAVSLLLLGGCDMDRYPLTSFSEETFYHDEANVKLALNGLYRGGITLGVDYNVSDWWAYSATILLDGISDIGYDRRGFNNAIGQLTAGTITETNLWVTNLYQKPYKRISACCRFIDGLDALTNENAEMERMKAEARFIRAVQYFYLASFYHDVPLVTKTMTLEEANSVTKSARAEVLKYAADELKAVSEILPRHKDLPSSEQGRATAQAALVYLARTYLVMEDFTNAAAACEQIISWGDNALDSNYQTLFYQSGEGSSEHIFATQFVDDLAGIGLPQHAYPIKDGGWCLVNISNFLFEAYDFLDGTPFSYEDARFNKTNFGANRDPRLDYTLYYEGATFRGSVYRCNPESTTADKIGPGQTTQTGYLLRKFLDESWSGDVNSYGVNVPLARYADVLLMYLEAKVRGGEAITQQLLDQTINAVRGRQSVGMPALTETNPDKLFKLIQKERMVELAFEGWRLWDLFRWGIAEEKLNADIYGSPFYVSDQSLMKMKDGQPDPHNRWYVNTRSFQKGQDIWPIPLAEKNINPNLR; from the coding sequence ATGTATACAATGATTAAATCAAATAAAATAATAAGAACGATTGGTCTGGCAGCAGTTTCTCTGTTATTGCTGGGTGGTTGTGACATGGATCGCTATCCGTTGACTAGTTTTAGTGAAGAGACTTTTTACCATGATGAGGCGAATGTAAAATTAGCTTTGAATGGTTTATATCGCGGAGGTATTACTTTGGGAGTTGATTACAATGTCTCTGACTGGTGGGCATATAGTGCAACGATTCTTTTGGATGGTATATCCGATATAGGTTATGATCGTCGCGGTTTTAATAATGCGATAGGACAGTTGACTGCCGGAACAATTACGGAAACCAATCTATGGGTTACCAATCTTTATCAGAAACCTTATAAGCGAATAAGCGCTTGTTGTCGTTTTATTGATGGTTTGGATGCACTAACCAATGAGAATGCAGAGATGGAACGAATGAAAGCTGAAGCTCGTTTCATCCGTGCGGTTCAGTATTTTTATCTGGCTTCTTTTTATCATGATGTACCTCTTGTAACTAAAACAATGACCCTGGAGGAAGCAAATAGCGTGACAAAATCTGCACGGGCTGAGGTTCTGAAATATGCGGCAGATGAGCTGAAAGCTGTTTCTGAAATACTGCCCCGTCATAAAGATTTGCCTTCTTCGGAACAGGGACGGGCTACGGCTCAGGCTGCATTGGTCTATCTAGCACGTACCTATCTTGTGATGGAAGATTTTACGAATGCTGCGGCTGCTTGCGAACAGATTATCTCCTGGGGGGATAACGCGCTGGACTCGAATTATCAGACCTTGTTCTATCAGTCAGGAGAAGGTAGCAGTGAGCATATTTTCGCAACTCAGTTTGTTGATGATCTAGCCGGCATAGGTTTACCGCAACATGCTTATCCGATCAAAGACGGTGGCTGGTGTTTGGTGAACATCTCGAACTTCTTGTTTGAAGCATACGATTTTCTGGATGGAACGCCTTTCAGTTACGAAGATGCACGTTTCAATAAGACTAATTTCGGAGCGAACCGCGATCCTCGTCTGGATTATACGCTTTATTATGAAGGTGCTACTTTTAGAGGTTCTGTGTATCGTTGTAATCCGGAGAGTACGACTGCTGATAAAATCGGACCGGGGCAGACAACGCAAACGGGATATCTTTTGCGTAAATTCCTGGATGAGTCCTGGAGCGGAGATGTCAACTCTTATGGTGTAAATGTTCCGTTGGCGCGTTATGCCGATGTCTTGTTAATGTATCTTGAAGCGAAAGTTCGTGGTGGTGAAGCGATCACGCAGCAGTTGCTGGATCAGACGATCAATGCAGTTCGGGGACGTCAGAGTGTAGGCATGCCTGCATTGACAGAAACGAATCCGGATAAGTTGTTTAAACTGATTCAGAAAGAAAGAATGGTTGAGCTGGCTTTCGAAGGATGGAGATTGTGGGATTTGTTCCGCTGGGGTATTGCAGAAGAAAAGTTGAATGCCGATATTTACGGTTCACCATTTTATGTGTCGGATCAGAGTTTAATGAAGATGAAAGACGGGCAACCGGATCCGCATAACCGTTGGTATGTAAACACACGTAGTTTCCAGAAGGGCCAGGATATCTGGCCGATCCCATTAGCTGAAAAGAATATTAATCCGAATTTACGTTGA
- the rpsR gene encoding 30S ribosomal protein S18: MAATQSEIRYLTPPSVDVKKKKYCRFKKNGIKYIDYKDPEFLKKFLNEQGKILPRRITGTSLKFQRRIAQAVKRARHLALLPYVTDLMK, encoded by the coding sequence ATGGCAGCAACTCAATCAGAAATCAGATATTTAACTCCGCCTTCAGTAGACGTTAAGAAAAAGAAATATTGCCGTTTCAAAAAGAACGGTATCAAGTATATCGATTACAAAGATCCTGAATTCCTGAAGAAATTCCTGAACGAACAGGGTAAAATTCTTCCGCGTCGTATCACTGGTACCTCTTTGAAGTTCCAGCGTCGTATCGCTCAGGCAGTAAAAAGAGCTCGTCACCTGGCGTTGCTTCCTTACGTAACCGATTTAATGAAATAA
- the rplI gene encoding 50S ribosomal protein L9, whose amino-acid sequence MQVILKEDVINLGYKDDIVTVKDGYGRNFLIPQGKAVIASESAKKVLAENLRQRAHKLAKIKEDAQALAAKLEGVALTIGAKTSSTGTIFGSVTNIQVAEALAKAGFEVERKIIYIKEAVKEVGSYKAILKLHKEVSVEIPFEVVSE is encoded by the coding sequence ATGCAAGTTATTTTGAAAGAAGACGTAATCAACTTAGGTTACAAGGACGATATCGTAACAGTAAAAGACGGTTACGGACGTAACTTTCTAATCCCCCAGGGTAAGGCAGTAATCGCTTCTGAGTCTGCTAAGAAAGTATTAGCTGAAAACCTGAGACAACGTGCTCACAAATTGGCTAAGATCAAAGAAGATGCTCAGGCATTGGCTGCTAAGTTGGAAGGTGTTGCATTGACTATCGGTGCAAAGACCAGCTCAACAGGTACAATCTTTGGTTCTGTAACGAATATCCAGGTTGCTGAAGCTTTGGCAAAGGCTGGTTTCGAAGTAGAACGTAAGATTATCTATATCAAAGAAGCTGTTAAGGAAGTTGGTAGCTATAAAGCTATTCTTAAACTTCACAAAGAAGTTTCTGTTGAAATTCCTTTCGAAGTGGTTTCT
- a CDS encoding arylsulfatase, which translates to MKKNILYYTAIAGLVPSSVLCNTLDVKESEQTKPNIIYILADDLGYAELGCFGQEKIETPNIDQLAAEGMRFTNHYSGQAVSGPSRCSLFTGLHSGHAYIRGNDPVASRGDVWNYKAMVADSTLEGQRPVPANTIMIPRKLKEAGYATACIGKWGLGWPGSESTPNKMGFDFFYGYNCQRMAHTYYPPFLYRNESREYIDNELVVPGTKLDEGADVLNEESYHKFTQSKYTPDLMYRELLDFVEHSASEPFALFWTTPVPHVPLQAPERWIKYYVDKWGDEKPYLGEAGYYPCRYPHATYAAMISYWDEQIGGLVRQLKELDIYENTVIIFTSDNGPTFNGGADSPYFDSAKPFKSEAGWGKANLREGGIRVPMIAVWPGHIESGVTSDLLSAFWDMMPTMCEIAGVDCPPTDGISMLPEMTGKTEQQKKHEFLYWEFPESGGQRAVRMGEWKAFVGDIKKGNRNIELYNLTKDPREQQDVSSEHPDLVEKALNIFRSQHTEPVVEGFRMPVW; encoded by the coding sequence ATGAAAAAAAACATATTATACTATACGGCTATTGCCGGTTTAGTTCCTTCCAGTGTGTTATGTAATACTCTTGACGTAAAGGAAAGTGAACAAACTAAACCCAATATTATTTATATTCTTGCCGATGATCTGGGATATGCAGAGTTGGGGTGTTTTGGACAGGAAAAAATAGAAACTCCGAATATCGACCAGTTGGCTGCTGAAGGCATGCGTTTTACGAATCATTATAGCGGACAGGCTGTATCAGGACCATCGCGTTGTTCCTTGTTTACAGGACTCCATTCCGGTCATGCTTATATTCGCGGCAATGATCCGGTCGCTTCACGAGGAGATGTCTGGAATTATAAAGCGATGGTCGCAGATTCGACTTTAGAAGGCCAACGGCCTGTTCCTGCAAACACAATCATGATTCCCCGCAAGTTGAAGGAAGCTGGTTATGCCACTGCTTGTATCGGTAAATGGGGGTTAGGCTGGCCCGGATCGGAAAGTACACCCAATAAAATGGGATTCGATTTCTTTTATGGGTATAACTGTCAGCGGATGGCACATACGTATTATCCTCCGTTCTTGTATCGGAATGAATCCAGGGAATATATAGATAACGAGTTAGTAGTTCCTGGAACTAAACTGGATGAGGGAGCAGATGTATTGAATGAAGAAAGTTATCATAAGTTTACGCAGTCGAAGTATACTCCGGACCTGATGTATCGTGAGTTGCTGGACTTTGTGGAACATTCGGCAAGTGAACCTTTCGCACTGTTTTGGACAACGCCGGTTCCGCATGTCCCTTTGCAGGCTCCGGAACGTTGGATAAAGTATTATGTGGACAAATGGGGAGATGAGAAACCGTATTTGGGAGAGGCGGGTTATTATCCATGCCGTTATCCACATGCGACGTATGCAGCAATGATCAGCTATTGGGATGAACAGATTGGTGGTCTGGTCCGGCAGTTGAAGGAGTTGGATATATATGAAAACACAGTAATTATCTTTACCAGTGATAATGGACCGACTTTTAATGGCGGAGCAGACTCTCCTTATTTCGATAGTGCCAAGCCTTTTAAAAGTGAAGCAGGTTGGGGTAAGGCTAATTTGCGGGAAGGTGGAATCCGTGTGCCGATGATAGCTGTGTGGCCCGGACATATAGAATCGGGGGTAACTTCTGATCTGTTGTCTGCATTTTGGGATATGATGCCGACAATGTGTGAAATAGCCGGTGTCGACTGTCCGCCGACGGACGGCATTAGCATGTTACCGGAAATGACCGGAAAAACTGAACAACAGAAAAAGCATGAGTTTCTTTACTGGGAATTTCCGGAGTCCGGAGGTCAACGGGCTGTTCGTATGGGAGAATGGAAAGCTTTTGTTGGTGATATAAAGAAAGGAAATCGGAATATAGAATTATATAATTTGACGAAAGATCCCCGTGAACAACAGGATGTTTCTTCCGAACATCCTGATTTGGTAGAAAAGGCGTTAAACATATTCCGTTCACAACATACCGAACCGGTTGTTGAAGGATTTAGAATGCCAGTTTGGTAA
- the rpsF gene encoding 30S ribosomal protein S6 has product MNNYETVFILTPVLSDAQMKEAVEKFTNILKEQGAEIVNEENWGLRKLAYPIDKKTTGFYQLVEFKANPETIATLEVNFRRDERVIRFLTFRQDKYAAEYAAKRRNLKSSKETVKEN; this is encoded by the coding sequence ATGAACAATTATGAAACCGTTTTCATTTTAACTCCCGTTTTGTCTGACGCACAGATGAAGGAAGCGGTAGAAAAATTCACGAACATCTTGAAAGAACAGGGTGCTGAAATCGTGAACGAAGAAAATTGGGGATTGCGCAAATTAGCTTATCCTATCGACAAGAAAACAACAGGCTTCTATCAGCTGGTTGAATTCAAGGCAAATCCGGAAACTATCGCTACTCTGGAAGTTAACTTCCGTCGTGACGAACGTGTGATCCGCTTCCTGACTTTCCGCCAGGACAAATATGCAGCAGAATATGCCGCTAAGAGAAGAAATCTGAAATCATCTAAAGAAACAGTAAAGGAGAATTAA
- a CDS encoding sulfatase family protein: protein MNIKLELIYGLSLVSLAGCGGSASKSGESKQVKAQPNVIFIVADDLGYGDMSCYGAHRISTPNVDRLASDGLRFTDAHAVASTSTPSRYSLFTGLYSWRRNDTGIATGDAGMVIRPEQTTVADIFKSAGYTTGAIGKWHLGMGAEAGTQDWNGTVTPGPSDLGFDYSYLMAATGDRVPCVWMENQKVANYDPSAPISVSYKEPFPGEPLGKDHPELLTKLKPSLNHGHDMAIVNGISRIGYMKGGGTALWEDENIADSIATKAVRFIDLHKDAPFFLYVGTNDVHVPRYPHERFRDKSGMGYRGDAILQFDWTVGEIIKALEAAGIYENTMIVLTSDNGPVVDDGYADRAVELLGDHRPWGDFRGGKYSNFEAGTRVPFIVCWPEQVKPGVSDALFSHIDMFASMEKLTGQEMSAEAGSDSHDYLTVLTGKSQKGREYVIESSGSLSISDGEWKYITPNNGPAYNKLTNTELGNSKEDQLYNLREDIGEKNNLSSQYPEKVSAFKKILEQEKQKGFQEAWKN from the coding sequence ATGAATATTAAATTGGAATTAATATACGGATTAAGCTTGGTCTCTCTTGCAGGCTGTGGTGGTTCAGCTTCCAAATCCGGTGAAAGTAAGCAGGTGAAAGCACAACCCAATGTGATCTTTATTGTGGCTGACGATTTGGGATATGGTGATATGAGTTGCTATGGTGCCCATCGTATCAGTACACCGAATGTAGACCGGCTGGCTTCTGATGGGTTACGTTTTACAGATGCACATGCAGTCGCATCGACCAGTACTCCTTCCCGTTATTCTTTGTTTACAGGGCTTTATAGCTGGCGTCGTAACGATACCGGGATTGCAACAGGAGATGCGGGCATGGTCATTCGTCCGGAGCAAACAACAGTTGCCGATATATTTAAGTCTGCCGGTTATACTACCGGTGCGATCGGTAAATGGCATTTAGGGATGGGAGCAGAAGCCGGTACGCAGGACTGGAACGGCACGGTGACACCCGGACCGAGTGATCTTGGCTTTGACTATTCTTATTTGATGGCTGCTACAGGTGACCGTGTTCCTTGTGTGTGGATGGAAAACCAGAAAGTCGCCAATTATGATCCGTCGGCTCCTATATCTGTCAGTTATAAAGAGCCTTTCCCCGGAGAACCTTTAGGTAAAGATCATCCGGAGCTTTTAACCAAGTTGAAACCTTCTCTTAACCATGGGCATGACATGGCGATAGTGAACGGTATCTCTCGTATAGGTTATATGAAGGGAGGCGGTACGGCTCTTTGGGAAGATGAAAATATAGCCGATTCGATTGCGACTAAGGCTGTCCGGTTTATCGACCTGCATAAGGATGCTCCTTTCTTCCTGTATGTCGGAACGAATGATGTCCATGTTCCGCGTTATCCGCATGAACGTTTTCGTGATAAAAGCGGCATGGGGTATCGGGGGGATGCAATCCTGCAATTCGACTGGACTGTCGGTGAAATTATAAAAGCACTTGAAGCTGCCGGTATTTATGAAAACACGATGATTGTACTAACGAGCGATAATGGTCCTGTTGTCGATGACGGATATGCGGATCGTGCAGTGGAACTATTGGGGGATCATCGCCCGTGGGGAGATTTTCGCGGTGGTAAATATAGTAACTTTGAAGCAGGAACGCGCGTCCCATTTATCGTTTGCTGGCCCGAACAAGTGAAACCGGGTGTGTCCGATGCCTTGTTTTCCCATATCGATATGTTCGCATCGATGGAAAAGCTGACAGGTCAGGAGATGAGCGCGGAAGCTGGATCGGATAGCCATGACTACCTGACGGTATTGACCGGCAAAAGCCAGAAGGGACGTGAATATGTAATCGAATCTTCCGGTTCATTATCTATCAGTGACGGCGAATGGAAATACATTACCCCGAATAATGGGCCTGCATATAATAAGCTGACAAATACGGAACTTGGCAACTCAAAAGAAGATCAGCTTTATAATCTTCGTGAGGATATTGGTGAAAAGAACAACCTTTCGTCTCAGTATCCCGAAAAAGTCTCGGCTTTCAAAAAGATACTTGAGCAAGAAAAGCAAAAAGGATTTCAGGAAGCATGGAAAAATTAA